A genomic segment from Actinomadura hallensis encodes:
- a CDS encoding Gfo/Idh/MocA family protein, translated as MKIGLAGAGRIGARHAAALCQLPEVTALHIADADPGRARALASRLPRETRVVALDAVGDLFSSGLDGLVVAAATDAHAHLVEQAIAARIAVFCEKPLASDLDGTFQTVAAAAAADVPVQVGFQRRFDSGNAAAREALASGRLGWLHTVRSCSFDPAPPPAEYVPTSGGLFRDCVIHDLDLIRFVTGREVVRVMASGSNRGDDFFRECGDIDTGSALLVLDDGAIGLVSATRYNAAGYDSRLELFGSKDSIVTGMDDRTPVTALPERAGPEPVPGTGRDGEPRSAYGGFMERFADAYDAELRAFIDVVAGRRANPCPPEEALEAFYLAEACELSLREGRVVGTDEVRR; from the coding sequence ATGAAGATCGGACTGGCCGGCGCGGGGCGCATCGGTGCGCGCCACGCCGCCGCCCTCTGCCAGCTGCCCGAGGTGACGGCCCTCCACATCGCGGACGCCGATCCCGGCCGGGCCCGCGCCCTCGCCTCCCGCCTGCCGCGGGAGACGCGCGTCGTGGCCCTGGACGCGGTCGGGGACCTGTTCTCCTCGGGCCTGGACGGCCTGGTCGTCGCGGCGGCCACCGACGCCCACGCGCACCTGGTGGAGCAGGCCATCGCCGCGCGAATCGCGGTCTTCTGCGAGAAACCGCTCGCCTCGGACCTTGATGGAACGTTCCAAACCGTGGCGGCCGCGGCCGCGGCGGACGTCCCGGTGCAGGTCGGGTTCCAGCGCCGGTTCGACAGCGGCAACGCCGCGGCGCGCGAGGCCCTGGCGTCCGGGCGGCTCGGCTGGCTGCACACCGTCCGGTCGTGCAGCTTCGACCCCGCCCCGCCGCCCGCCGAGTACGTCCCGACGTCCGGCGGGCTTTTCCGTGACTGCGTCATCCACGACCTGGACCTGATCCGGTTCGTCACCGGACGCGAGGTCGTCCGGGTGATGGCGTCGGGGTCCAACCGGGGCGACGACTTCTTCCGCGAGTGCGGCGACATCGACACGGGCTCGGCGCTGCTCGTCCTGGACGACGGGGCGATCGGGCTGGTGTCGGCCACCCGCTACAACGCCGCCGGGTACGACTCGCGCCTGGAGCTGTTCGGGTCCAAGGACAGCATCGTCACCGGCATGGACGACCGGACGCCCGTGACCGCCCTGCCCGAGCGCGCCGGGCCGGAGCCCGTGCCCGGCACGGGGCGGGACGGCGAGCCGAGGAGCGCCTACGGCGGCTTCATGGAGCGGTTCGCCGACGCCTACGACGCCGAGCTCCGCGCCTTCATCGACGTGGTCGCCGGCCGCCGCGCCAACCCGTGCCCGCCCGAGGAGGCGCTGGAGGCGTTCTATCTCGCCGAGGCGTGCGAGCTGTCCCTGCGGGAGGGGCGGGTCGTCGGGACCGACGAGGTGCGGAGATGA
- a CDS encoding substrate-binding domain-containing protein: MRGVFARASSKGLAVLAAGALVLSACSSSGGKEAEKAAEGDGPRLEVAMVTHSAPGDTFWDIVQKGAKAAAAKDNVEFLYSADPDGGKQAQLVQAAIDKKVDGIIVTLAKPDAMKDVLARAAAADIPVVSINSGQEESAELGAVAHFGQDESIAGEAAGAQLSEVGAKKALCVIHEQGNVGLEARCDGARKTFDGELENLFVQGANMPDVKSSITAKLQSDKSIDGILTLGAPFAATAAAVKKEVGSDARIGTFDLNKDLIGFIKSGAIEFAVDQQPYLQGYQAVEAVWLLKRNGNVLGGGRPVLTGPAIVTRDNAAELEQFADRGTR; this comes from the coding sequence ATGAGAGGCGTTTTCGCGCGTGCATCGTCCAAGGGGCTCGCGGTTCTCGCCGCGGGCGCGCTGGTCCTGAGCGCATGCAGCAGCTCGGGCGGCAAGGAGGCCGAGAAGGCCGCCGAGGGCGACGGGCCGCGCCTTGAGGTCGCCATGGTGACGCACTCCGCACCCGGCGACACGTTCTGGGACATCGTCCAGAAGGGGGCGAAGGCCGCCGCCGCCAAGGACAACGTCGAGTTCCTCTACTCCGCCGATCCGGACGGCGGCAAGCAGGCGCAGCTCGTCCAGGCCGCGATCGACAAGAAGGTCGACGGCATCATCGTCACCCTCGCCAAGCCCGACGCGATGAAGGACGTCCTCGCCCGGGCCGCCGCCGCGGACATCCCCGTCGTCTCGATCAACTCCGGCCAGGAGGAGTCGGCGGAGCTCGGCGCCGTCGCGCACTTCGGTCAGGACGAGTCGATCGCGGGCGAGGCGGCCGGCGCCCAGCTGAGCGAGGTCGGCGCCAAGAAGGCGCTGTGCGTGATCCACGAGCAGGGCAACGTGGGCCTGGAGGCCCGCTGCGACGGCGCGCGCAAGACCTTCGACGGCGAGCTGGAGAACCTGTTCGTCCAGGGCGCGAACATGCCGGACGTCAAGTCGTCCATCACGGCCAAGCTCCAGTCCGACAAGAGCATCGACGGCATCCTGACGCTGGGCGCGCCGTTCGCCGCCACCGCCGCCGCCGTGAAGAAGGAGGTCGGCAGCGACGCCAGGATCGGCACGTTCGACCTCAACAAGGACCTCATCGGCTTCATCAAGTCGGGCGCCATCGAGTTCGCCGTCGACCAGCAGCCGTACCTGCAGGGCTACCAGGCCGTGGAGGCCGTGTGGCTGCTCAAGCGCAACGGCAACGTCCTCGGCGGCGGCCGTCCGGTGCTGACCGGCCCCGCGATCGTCACCAGGGACAACGCGGCGGAGCTGGAGCAGTTCGCCGACCGGGGGACGCGATGA
- the iolD gene encoding 3D-(3,5/4)-trihydroxycyclohexane-1,2-dione acylhydrolase (decyclizing), translating to MRLTVGQALIRFLAAQYSERDGDERRFFAGCFGIFGHGNVAGVGQALLEHADDFPYYMARNEQAMVHTAAGYARMNDRLATFACTSSIGPGATNMVTGAALATINRLPVLLLPGDIFATRPANPVLQELEDPRSYDVSVNDCFKPVSKYWDRINRPEQLPSALMAAMRVLTDPAETGAVTLALPQDVQAEAYDWPDELFDRRVWRIPRPVPEPAALEEASAILQAAERPLIVAGGGVIYSRATDDLRAFAERTGIPVAETQAGKGALPWDHACSVGAIGATGTTAANALAREADVVLGIGTRYSDFTTASHSLFSDPDVKFVNVNVAGFDAAKLGGVTVVADAKEGIRALNAALAGYGAPSPHRERARALAAEWNAEVDRAYAPKNGRLPAQSEVIGAVNEVSGPRDVVVCAAGSMPGDLHKLWRAQDPKGYHVEYGYSCMGYEIAGGLGVKMAAPDREVFVLVGDGSYLMMAQELTTAVAEDVKLIVVLVQNHGFASIGNLSESVGAQRFGTRHRVRTGTGRLDGDEIPVDLAANAASLGADVLRAATADQLRDNLREARKNTRTTVIHIETDPLSAGPDSAAWWDVPVAEVAALDSTRRARARYEADRRAQRHHL from the coding sequence ATGAGGCTCACCGTAGGACAGGCCCTGATCCGCTTCCTGGCGGCGCAGTACAGCGAACGGGACGGCGACGAGCGGAGGTTCTTCGCGGGCTGCTTCGGGATCTTCGGTCACGGCAACGTCGCGGGTGTCGGCCAAGCGCTCCTGGAGCACGCCGACGACTTCCCCTACTACATGGCCCGCAACGAGCAGGCCATGGTGCACACCGCCGCGGGCTACGCCAGGATGAACGACCGGCTCGCCACCTTCGCCTGCACATCGTCCATCGGGCCTGGGGCGACCAACATGGTGACGGGCGCCGCCCTGGCCACCATCAACCGGCTGCCCGTGCTGCTCCTGCCGGGCGACATCTTCGCCACGCGTCCGGCCAACCCGGTGTTGCAAGAACTGGAGGACCCGCGGTCGTACGACGTGTCCGTCAACGACTGCTTCAAGCCCGTCTCGAAGTACTGGGACCGCATCAACCGTCCGGAGCAGCTCCCCAGTGCTCTGATGGCGGCGATGCGGGTCCTCACCGATCCGGCGGAGACGGGCGCGGTCACGCTGGCCCTGCCGCAGGACGTGCAGGCCGAGGCGTACGACTGGCCGGACGAGCTTTTCGACCGCCGTGTGTGGCGCATCCCGCGTCCCGTGCCCGAGCCCGCCGCCTTGGAGGAGGCGTCCGCCATCCTGCAGGCGGCGGAGCGTCCCCTCATCGTGGCCGGGGGCGGGGTCATCTACTCGCGCGCCACCGACGACCTGCGCGCGTTCGCCGAACGCACCGGCATCCCCGTGGCCGAGACCCAGGCGGGCAAGGGCGCACTCCCTTGGGACCACGCCTGCTCGGTGGGCGCCATAGGCGCGACGGGCACCACCGCGGCGAACGCGCTCGCGCGCGAGGCCGATGTCGTCCTCGGCATCGGCACCCGCTACAGCGACTTCACGACCGCGTCCCACAGCCTGTTCAGCGACCCGGACGTGAAGTTCGTCAACGTCAACGTCGCCGGGTTCGACGCCGCCAAGCTCGGGGGCGTCACCGTCGTCGCGGACGCGAAGGAGGGCATCCGCGCCCTGAACGCCGCCCTGGCCGGCTACGGCGCGCCCAGCCCCCACAGGGAGCGGGCACGGGCCCTGGCCGCCGAGTGGAACGCCGAGGTCGACCGGGCGTACGCGCCCAAGAACGGGAGGCTGCCCGCGCAGTCCGAGGTCATCGGCGCCGTCAACGAGGTCAGCGGCCCGAGAGACGTCGTCGTGTGCGCCGCGGGGTCCATGCCGGGCGACCTCCACAAGCTGTGGCGCGCGCAGGACCCGAAGGGCTACCACGTCGAGTACGGCTACTCCTGCATGGGCTACGAGATCGCCGGCGGTCTCGGCGTGAAGATGGCCGCGCCGGACCGGGAGGTGTTCGTCCTCGTCGGCGACGGCTCCTACCTGATGATGGCGCAGGAGCTCACCACGGCCGTCGCCGAGGACGTCAAGCTGATCGTCGTCCTCGTCCAGAACCACGGGTTCGCCTCGATCGGCAACCTGTCGGAGTCGGTCGGCGCACAGCGCTTCGGCACCCGCCACCGCGTCCGGACCGGCACCGGCCGCCTCGACGGCGACGAGATCCCGGTCGACCTGGCCGCCAACGCCGCCAGCCTCGGCGCCGACGTGCTCCGCGCCGCCACCGCCGACCAGCTTCGCGACAACCTCCGTGAAGCCCGGAAAAACACCCGGACTACGGTTATCCACATTGAGACGGACCCCTTGTCCGCAGGTCCGGACAGTGCGGCATGGTGGGACGTCCCGGTCGCGGAGGTGGCGGCACTCGACTCCACCCGGCGGGCCCGTGCCCGTTATGAGGCGGATCGACGCGCACAACGCCACCATCTGTGA
- the iolC gene encoding 5-dehydro-2-deoxygluconokinase: MTFDLITMGRVSVDVYPDQVGVPLEDVESFGRYLGGSPTNVAVAAARYGRSAAVITRTGDDPFGRFVHKALKEYGVDDRFVTAVPGLPTPLAFCEIFPPDDFPLYFYRYPKAPDLEIHPEELDLEAIREARIVWATVTGLSQEPSRAATLTALGEHPGQTILDLDYRPMLWADPDEAPHWAGLALERASVAVGNLEECEVAVGERDPHAAARAILARGPELAIVKMGPEGVLAATAGEVVEVPPVKVDVMNGLGAGDAFGGAVCHGLLAGWDLRRLVEFAGAAGAIVASRIACSAAMPAADEVERLLEEERLPEEER, encoded by the coding sequence ATGACCTTCGACCTCATCACGATGGGACGGGTGAGCGTCGACGTCTACCCGGACCAGGTGGGCGTGCCGCTGGAGGACGTCGAGTCGTTCGGCCGGTATCTCGGCGGCAGCCCCACCAACGTGGCGGTGGCGGCCGCCAGATACGGCCGTAGCGCCGCCGTCATCACTCGCACAGGGGACGACCCCTTCGGGCGGTTCGTCCACAAGGCTCTCAAGGAGTACGGCGTGGACGACCGGTTCGTCACGGCGGTGCCAGGGTTGCCGACCCCGCTGGCGTTCTGCGAGATCTTCCCTCCGGACGACTTCCCCCTGTACTTCTACCGCTACCCCAAGGCTCCCGACCTGGAGATCCACCCGGAGGAACTGGACCTAGAGGCGATCCGTGAAGCCCGAATCGTATGGGCGACCGTCACAGGGCTGTCCCAAGAGCCCAGCCGTGCGGCGACGCTGACCGCGCTCGGCGAGCACCCCGGGCAGACCATCCTCGACCTCGATTACAGGCCGATGCTCTGGGCCGACCCGGACGAGGCACCGCACTGGGCGGGTCTCGCTCTGGAACGCGCATCCGTCGCGGTCGGCAACCTGGAGGAGTGCGAGGTCGCGGTGGGGGAGCGGGACCCGCACGCCGCCGCCCGCGCGATCCTCGCCCGCGGACCCGAACTCGCCATCGTCAAGATGGGGCCGGAGGGGGTCCTCGCCGCGACCGCCGGCGAGGTGGTGGAGGTGCCGCCGGTCAAGGTCGACGTCATGAACGGCCTCGGCGCGGGCGACGCGTTCGGCGGGGCGGTCTGCCACGGGCTCCTCGCCGGATGGGACCTGCGGCGGCTGGTCGAGTTCGCCGGCGCCGCGGGCGCCATCGTCGCGTCCCGCATCGCCTGCTCGGCCGCGATGCCCGCGGCCGACGAGGTCGAGCGGCTGCTGGAGGAGGAGCGGCTGCCGGAGGAGGAGCGATGA
- the iolB gene encoding 5-deoxy-glucuronate isomerase, translated as MKHHLPAGTAAEEPYALVVTPESAGWAYSALRVLDLPDGGSHAFSTGEFETIVLPLAGSCTVECDGERFELDGREDVFSRVSDFAYVPRDARVTLRGRGRFALAGARCEARLAPRYGPAGDVPVELRGAGPASRQVNNFGTPEGFPFAEKLIACEVLTPGGCWSSYPPHKHDEETPDEAVLEEIYYFEVAREGMAYQRVYGRPERPIDVLAEVRSGDVVLIPHGWHGPSMAPPGHDLYYLNVMAGPSPERAWRICDDPAHAWIRDTWPGQPVDPRLPLTSAEGRA; from the coding sequence ATGAAGCACCACCTGCCCGCCGGAACGGCCGCGGAGGAGCCCTACGCGCTCGTCGTGACCCCCGAGTCGGCCGGCTGGGCCTACTCGGCGCTGCGCGTCCTCGACCTGCCGGACGGCGGCTCGCACGCGTTCTCGACCGGCGAGTTCGAGACGATCGTGCTGCCGCTCGCCGGGTCCTGCACGGTCGAGTGCGACGGCGAGCGGTTCGAGCTGGACGGCCGCGAGGACGTTTTCAGCCGGGTCAGCGACTTCGCCTACGTCCCCCGGGACGCCCGGGTCACGCTGCGGGGGCGCGGCCGGTTCGCGCTGGCCGGGGCCCGCTGCGAGGCGCGGCTCGCGCCGCGCTACGGCCCCGCCGGCGACGTCCCGGTCGAGCTGCGCGGCGCGGGCCCGGCGAGCCGGCAGGTCAACAACTTCGGCACGCCGGAGGGCTTCCCGTTCGCCGAGAAGCTGATCGCGTGCGAGGTGCTGACGCCGGGCGGCTGCTGGTCGTCCTATCCGCCCCACAAGCACGACGAGGAGACGCCGGACGAGGCCGTCCTGGAAGAGATCTATTACTTCGAGGTCGCCCGGGAGGGCATGGCCTACCAGCGCGTGTACGGGCGGCCCGAACGCCCGATCGACGTCCTCGCAGAGGTGCGCAGCGGGGACGTGGTCCTCATCCCCCACGGCTGGCATGGGCCGTCCATGGCGCCGCCGGGGCACGATCTGTACTACCTGAACGTGATGGCCGGGCCGTCGCCGGAGCGGGCCTGGCGCATCTGCGACGACCCGGCGCACGCTTGGATCCGCGACACCTGGCCTGGGCAGCCCGTCGATCCGCGGCTGCCGCTGACCTCGGCGGAGGGACGGGCATGA
- a CDS encoding TIM barrel protein, whose protein sequence is MKVAAAPISWGVCEVPGWGHQMEPGRVLAEMRDLGVTATELGPDGFLPGDTRAREELLASYGLGLVGAFVPAVLHDPAHDPWPEVERALDRIGGVLILAAVTGLDGYDERPVLDTKAWSTLLANLDAITLRAAERGRRVTLHPHVGTVVETRADVERVLGDSGVPLCLDTGHLLVGGTDPEWLTRFATQRISHVHLKDVDAGLADKVRKKEITYTDAVRDGLYRPLGDGDIDVPSIVHRLESAGYEGWYVMEQDTVLTEEPAEGGGPCDDVRRSLDFLAEVVR, encoded by the coding sequence ATGAAGGTCGCGGCGGCGCCCATCTCGTGGGGCGTGTGCGAGGTCCCCGGGTGGGGCCACCAGATGGAGCCCGGGCGGGTGCTCGCCGAGATGCGCGACCTCGGCGTCACCGCGACGGAACTCGGGCCGGACGGTTTCCTGCCCGGTGACACGCGGGCGAGGGAGGAGCTCCTTGCGTCCTACGGGCTGGGCCTGGTCGGGGCGTTCGTCCCCGCCGTGCTGCACGACCCGGCCCACGACCCGTGGCCGGAGGTCGAACGCGCCTTGGACCGCATCGGCGGCGTCCTCATCCTGGCCGCCGTCACCGGGCTGGACGGCTACGACGAGCGGCCCGTCCTGGACACCAAGGCGTGGTCGACGCTGCTGGCCAACCTCGACGCGATCACCCTGCGCGCCGCGGAGCGCGGCCGCCGCGTCACCCTGCACCCCCATGTCGGGACGGTGGTGGAGACGCGCGCGGACGTCGAGCGGGTCTTGGGCGACTCGGGCGTCCCCCTCTGCCTGGACACCGGTCACCTACTGGTCGGCGGCACCGACCCGGAGTGGCTGACGCGTTTCGCGACGCAGCGCATCAGCCACGTCCACCTGAAGGACGTGGACGCCGGGCTCGCCGACAAGGTGCGGAAGAAGGAGATCACCTACACCGACGCCGTGCGGGACGGGCTGTACCGCCCGCTCGGCGACGGCGACATCGACGTCCCGAGCATCGTGCACAGGCTTGAGAGCGCCGGATACGAAGGCTGGTACGTGATGGAGCAGGACACCGTCCTGACCGAAGAGCCCGCAGAGGGCGGCGGCCCCTGCGACGACGTCCGCAGAAGCCTGGATTTCCTCGCCGAGGTGGTCCGATGA